A portion of the Pseudomonas koreensis genome contains these proteins:
- a CDS encoding MFS transporter: MHDPHSERMSGSETRAASGLALVFAFRMLGMFMVLPVLATYGMDLAGATPALIGLAIGAYGLTQAIFQIPFGIISDRIGRRPVIYLGLIVFALGSVLASQADSIWGVIAGRILQGAGAISAAVMALLSDLTREQHRTKAMAMIGMTIGLSFAVAMVVGPLLTSAFGLSGLFLATGAMALVGILIIMFMVPQSTGPLQHRESGVARQALMPTLKHPDLLRLDLGIFVLHAMLMSSFVALPLALVTKAGLPKEQHWWVYLTALLISFFAMIPFIIYGEKRRKMKRVLLGAVMTLMLTELFFWQFGDSLRALVIGTVVFFTAFNLLEASLPSLISKVSPAGGKGTAMGVYSTSQFLGSALGGILGGWLFQHGGLSVVFLGCAALAALWLAFAVTMREPPYVTSLRLPLSPEAIREAGLVERLKALVGVTDAVIVAEEAAVYIKLDKELVDRTTLERLVNNPAGAACDA; this comes from the coding sequence ATGCACGATCCCCACAGCGAACGCATGAGTGGCAGCGAGACCCGCGCGGCGAGCGGTCTGGCCCTGGTGTTCGCCTTCCGTATGCTTGGCATGTTCATGGTGTTGCCGGTGCTGGCGACCTATGGCATGGATCTGGCGGGAGCGACCCCGGCCCTGATCGGGCTGGCGATTGGCGCTTACGGTCTGACCCAGGCGATTTTCCAGATCCCGTTCGGGATCATTTCGGATCGCATAGGTCGTCGACCGGTGATTTATCTCGGGCTGATCGTCTTCGCTCTTGGCAGTGTTCTCGCGTCGCAGGCCGATTCGATCTGGGGCGTGATCGCCGGGCGGATCCTGCAGGGTGCCGGGGCGATTTCCGCGGCGGTCATGGCGCTGCTTTCCGACCTGACCCGCGAACAGCATCGCACCAAAGCCATGGCCATGATTGGCATGACCATCGGCCTGTCGTTCGCCGTGGCCATGGTCGTCGGCCCGTTGTTGACCAGTGCGTTCGGGCTGTCTGGGCTGTTCCTTGCCACTGGCGCCATGGCGCTGGTCGGCATCCTGATCATCATGTTCATGGTGCCGCAGTCCACTGGGCCGTTGCAGCATCGTGAATCGGGCGTGGCGCGGCAGGCACTGATGCCGACGCTCAAACACCCGGACCTGCTGCGCCTGGATCTAGGCATCTTTGTGTTACATGCCATGTTGATGTCGAGCTTCGTTGCCTTGCCGCTGGCGCTGGTCACAAAGGCCGGCCTGCCCAAGGAGCAGCACTGGTGGGTCTACCTCACCGCGCTGCTGATTTCTTTCTTCGCCATGATCCCTTTCATCATCTACGGCGAGAAGCGACGCAAAATGAAACGAGTTTTGCTCGGCGCCGTCATGACACTGATGCTGACTGAACTATTCTTCTGGCAGTTCGGCGACAGCCTGCGCGCTCTGGTGATCGGCACGGTGGTGTTCTTCACCGCGTTCAATCTGCTCGAGGCATCGTTGCCGTCGCTGATCAGCAAGGTTTCACCGGCAGGCGGCAAGGGCACGGCCATGGGCGTGTACTCCACCAGCCAGTTCCTCGGGTCGGCACTCGGCGGAATACTCGGCGGCTGGTTGTTCCAGCATGGCGGTCTGTCGGTTGTGTTCCTCGGATGCGCCGCGCTGGCTGCACTTTGGCTGGCCTTTGCTGTTACCATGCGCGAACCTCCCTACGTGACGAGCCTGCGCTTGCCGTTGTCGCCCGAAGCGATCCGCGAAGCGGGTCTGGTCGAGCGCCTCAAGGCCCTGGTAGGGGTAACAGATGCAGTGATAGTCGCCGAAGAGGCGGCTGTTTACATCAAACTGGACAAAGAATTAGTGGATCGCACCACCCTCGAACGCCTGGTCAACAACCCGGCCGGGGCTGCGTGCGACGCTTAG
- the uvrA gene encoding excinuclease ABC subunit UvrA → MDKILIRGARTHNLKNIDLTLPRDKLIVITGLSGSGKSSLAFDTLYAEGQRRYVESLSAYARQFLSMMEKPDVDTIEGLSPAISIEQKSTSHNPRSTVGTITEIYDYLRLLYARVGTPRCPDHDIPLEAQTVSQMVDLVLAQPEGSKLMLLAPVIRERKGEHLSVFEELRAQGFVRARVNGRICELDELPKLDKQKKHSIDVIVDRFKVRADLQQRLAESFETALKLADGIALVAPMDDEPGEEMIFSARFACPICGHAISELEPKLFSFNNPAGACPTCDGLGVKQFFDIKRLVNGELTLAEGAIRGWDRRNVYYFQMLGSLASHYKFSLDKPFNDLSTEQQKFILHGSGSQNVDFKYLNDRGDIVKRSHPFEGIVPNLERRYRETESASVREELAKFLSHQACPDCRGTRLRREARHVWVGEKTLPAVTNLPIGDACEYFGALKMTGRRGEIADKILKEIRERLQFLVNVGLDYLSLDRSADTLSGGEAQRIRLASQIGAGLVGVLYILDEPSIGLHQRDNDRLLGTLKHLRDIGNTVIVVEHDEDAIRLADYVVDIGPGAGVHGGQIVAEGTPDEVMAHPDSLTGKYLSGRVKIEVPAKRTPRNKKLNLSLKGARGNNLRNVDLDIPIGLLTCVTGVSGSGKSTLINNTLFPLSATALNGATTLEAAAHDSIKGLEHLDKVVDIDQSPIGRTPRSNPATYTGLFTPIRELFAGVPESRSRGYGPGRFSFNVKGGRCEACQGDGLIKVEMHFLPDIYVPCDVCKSKRYNRETLEIKYKGKNIHETLEMTIEEAREFFDAVPALARKLQTLMDVGLSYIKLGQSATTLSGGEAQRVKLSRELSKRDTGKTLYILDEPTTGLHFADIQQLLDVLHRLRDHGNTVVVIEHNLDVIKTADWLVDLGPEGGSKGGQIIATGTPEEVAEMKQSHTGHYLKPLLIRDRA, encoded by the coding sequence TTGGACAAGATCCTGATACGTGGGGCCCGTACCCACAACCTGAAGAACATCGACCTGACCCTGCCGCGGGACAAACTGATCGTCATCACCGGCCTGTCCGGATCCGGCAAGTCGTCCCTGGCGTTCGACACGCTGTATGCCGAAGGTCAGCGCCGCTATGTCGAATCGCTGTCGGCCTACGCCCGGCAGTTCCTGTCGATGATGGAAAAACCCGACGTCGACACCATCGAAGGCCTGTCGCCAGCGATCTCCATCGAACAGAAGTCGACCTCGCATAACCCGCGTTCCACGGTCGGCACCATCACCGAAATCTACGACTATCTGCGCTTGCTCTACGCCCGCGTGGGTACGCCGCGTTGCCCGGATCACGACATCCCGCTGGAGGCGCAGACCGTCAGCCAGATGGTCGATCTGGTACTGGCGCAGCCGGAAGGCAGCAAACTGATGCTGCTGGCGCCGGTGATCCGCGAACGCAAAGGCGAACACCTTTCGGTCTTTGAAGAGCTGCGTGCACAAGGTTTCGTTCGCGCCCGGGTCAACGGGCGCATTTGCGAACTCGACGAGTTGCCGAAGCTGGATAAACAGAAGAAGCACTCGATTGACGTGATCGTCGACCGCTTCAAGGTTCGCGCCGATCTGCAGCAGCGGCTGGCCGAATCCTTCGAGACCGCGCTGAAACTGGCCGACGGCATCGCGCTGGTCGCGCCGATGGACGACGAGCCGGGTGAAGAAATGATCTTCTCCGCACGCTTCGCCTGCCCGATCTGCGGCCATGCGATCAGCGAGCTGGAACCCAAGCTGTTTTCCTTCAACAACCCGGCCGGCGCCTGCCCGACCTGCGATGGCCTGGGTGTGAAGCAGTTCTTCGACATCAAGCGTCTGGTCAACGGCGAGCTGACCCTGGCCGAGGGCGCGATACGCGGCTGGGACCGGCGCAACGTCTATTATTTCCAGATGCTCGGCTCACTCGCCTCGCACTACAAGTTCAGCCTGGACAAGCCCTTCAACGACCTGAGCACCGAGCAGCAGAAGTTCATCCTGCACGGCAGCGGCTCGCAGAACGTTGACTTCAAATACCTGAATGACCGGGGCGACATCGTCAAACGCTCGCACCCGTTCGAAGGCATCGTGCCCAATCTGGAGCGCCGTTACCGCGAAACCGAATCGGCAAGCGTGCGCGAGGAGCTGGCCAAGTTCCTCAGCCACCAGGCCTGCCCGGATTGCCGTGGCACGCGTCTGCGTCGCGAAGCGCGGCACGTCTGGGTTGGTGAGAAAACCCTGCCGGCAGTGACTAATCTGCCGATCGGCGATGCCTGCGAATATTTCGGCGCGCTGAAGATGACCGGTCGGCGTGGCGAGATCGCCGACAAGATTCTCAAGGAAATTCGCGAGCGTCTGCAGTTTCTGGTCAATGTCGGCCTCGACTACCTGTCGCTGGATCGCAGCGCCGACACACTCTCCGGTGGCGAGGCGCAGCGGATTCGTCTGGCCAGCCAGATTGGCGCAGGTCTGGTAGGGGTTCTGTACATCCTTGATGAGCCGTCCATTGGCCTGCACCAACGCGATAACGACCGACTGCTGGGCACGCTCAAGCATTTGCGCGATATCGGCAACACGGTGATTGTGGTCGAGCACGATGAGGACGCGATTCGTCTGGCCGACTATGTCGTCGATATCGGCCCGGGCGCGGGCGTGCATGGCGGGCAGATTGTCGCCGAAGGCACACCGGACGAAGTGATGGCCCACCCGGATTCGCTCACCGGCAAATACCTGTCCGGTCGGGTGAAAATCGAAGTGCCGGCCAAACGCACGCCACGCAACAAGAAGCTCAACCTGTCGCTCAAAGGTGCGCGCGGCAACAACCTGCGCAATGTCGATCTGGACATCCCGATCGGCCTGCTGACCTGCGTGACCGGCGTATCCGGTTCGGGCAAATCGACGCTGATCAACAACACGCTGTTCCCGCTGAGCGCTACGGCACTCAACGGTGCGACCACGCTGGAAGCAGCAGCACACGACAGCATCAAAGGGCTGGAACATCTCGACAAAGTCGTCGACATCGACCAGAGCCCGATCGGTCGTACGCCGCGCTCCAACCCCGCGACCTACACCGGGCTGTTCACGCCGATCCGCGAACTGTTCGCCGGCGTGCCCGAGTCGCGCTCCCGTGGTTACGGCCCTGGACGGTTCTCGTTCAACGTCAAGGGCGGTCGCTGCGAGGCGTGTCAGGGCGATGGCCTGATCAAGGTGGAAATGCACTTCCTGCCGGACATCTACGTGCCGTGCGACGTGTGCAAGAGCAAGCGCTACAACCGCGAAACCCTTGAGATCAAGTACAAGGGCAAGAACATCCACGAAACCCTCGAAATGACCATCGAGGAAGCGCGGGAGTTCTTCGACGCGGTGCCAGCGCTGGCGCGCAAGCTGCAGACGCTGATGGATGTCGGCCTGTCGTACATCAAACTCGGGCAGTCGGCGACGACCCTGTCCGGCGGTGAAGCACAGCGGGTCAAGTTGTCGCGCGAGCTGTCCAAGCGCGATACCGGCAAGACCCTGTATATCCTCGATGAGCCGACTACCGGTCTGCACTTTGCGGATATCCAGCAGTTGCTCGACGTTCTGCATCGCCTGCGCGATCACGGCAACACAGTGGTAGTGATCGAGCACAACCTCGATGTGATCAAAACCGCTGACTGGCTGGTGGACCTCGGTCCAGAGGGCGGTTCCAAGGGCGGTCAGATCATTGCAACCGGTACACCGGAGGAAGTCGCCGAGATGAAGCAATCTCACACCGGCCATTACCTCAAGCCGTTGCTGATCCGCGACCGGGCTTAA
- the bfr gene encoding bacterioferritin, producing MQGHPDVIDYLNTLLTGELAARDQYFVHSRMYEDWGFTKLYERINHEMEEEAGHADALMRRILMLEGTPRMRPDDLDVGTTVPEMLEADLRLEYKVRAALCKGIELCEQHQDYVSREILRVQLNDTEEDHTYWLEKQLGLIKLIGLENYLQSHAS from the coding sequence ATGCAAGGCCACCCAGATGTAATCGATTACCTCAATACGTTGCTGACCGGCGAACTGGCCGCGCGTGACCAATATTTCGTTCATTCGCGGATGTATGAGGACTGGGGGTTCACCAAGCTCTACGAGCGCATCAACCACGAGATGGAAGAAGAAGCAGGCCACGCCGATGCATTGATGCGGCGGATCCTGATGCTCGAAGGCACGCCGCGCATGCGTCCGGATGATCTGGATGTCGGCACTACGGTGCCGGAGATGCTCGAAGCCGATCTGCGCCTCGAATACAAAGTCCGCGCTGCCCTGTGCAAGGGTATCGAACTCTGCGAGCAGCACCAGGATTATGTCAGCCGCGAGATTCTGCGGGTTCAGCTCAACGACACCGAAGAAGACCACACCTACTGGCTGGAAAAGCAGTTGGGCCTGATCAAACTGATCGGTCTTGAGAACTACCTGCAATCCCACGCGTCCTGA
- a CDS encoding catalase — MSQTKTLTTASGAPVADNQNSRSAGPRGPLLLDDFHLLEKLAHFNRENIPERRVHAKGSGAYGTFTVTRDITEYTSAKLFESVGKQTPTFLRFSTVGGERGSADTERDPRGFALKFYTEEGNWDIVGNNTPVFFIRDPLKFPDFIHTQKRLPQSNLKSAQMMWDFWSHSPEALHQVTILFSDRGIPDGYRHMHGFGSHTYSLINAKGERHWVKWHYKTQQGIKNLAPAEAARLAGTDPDYAQRDLFEAIERGDFPKWRVCIQIMTEAQAAAHYENPFDVTKTWSQKEFPLIEVGELELNRNPLNYFAEVEQAAFGPSNMVPGVGLSPDRMLQGRVFAYADAHRYRVGTNHQQLPVNAPRSPVNTYQRDGSMAFGSNGGAAPNYEPNSYIESPKQAPHYAEPALALSGAADRYDHREDTDYYSHAGALFRLMSDEQRALLVSNIAGAMAGVSSDVVDRQLQHFYQADPAYGEAIAKLLNVQLNEV, encoded by the coding sequence ATGAGCCAGACCAAGACGCTTACAACCGCCAGTGGCGCGCCAGTCGCTGACAACCAGAATTCCCGCTCCGCCGGCCCACGCGGTCCGCTGCTGCTCGACGATTTCCATCTGCTCGAAAAGCTCGCGCACTTCAACCGTGAAAACATTCCTGAACGCCGTGTCCACGCCAAAGGCTCAGGCGCCTACGGTACGTTCACCGTCACCCGTGACATCACCGAATATACCAGCGCAAAACTGTTCGAATCGGTAGGTAAACAAACGCCAACCTTCCTGCGCTTTTCCACCGTAGGTGGCGAGCGTGGTTCGGCCGACACCGAGCGCGATCCGCGCGGTTTCGCCTTGAAGTTCTACACCGAGGAAGGCAACTGGGACATCGTTGGCAACAACACGCCAGTGTTCTTCATCCGCGATCCGCTGAAGTTTCCTGACTTCATTCACACTCAGAAGCGTCTGCCGCAAAGCAACCTGAAAAGTGCGCAGATGATGTGGGATTTCTGGTCGCATTCGCCCGAAGCGCTGCACCAGGTCACCATTCTGTTTTCTGATCGCGGCATTCCGGACGGCTACCGTCACATGCACGGCTTCGGTAGCCACACTTACAGCCTGATCAACGCCAAAGGCGAGCGTCATTGGGTCAAGTGGCATTACAAGACCCAGCAAGGCATCAAAAACCTTGCGCCAGCCGAGGCCGCCCGTTTGGCTGGTACCGACCCCGATTACGCCCAGCGTGACCTGTTCGAGGCCATCGAGCGCGGTGATTTCCCGAAATGGCGCGTGTGCATTCAGATCATGACTGAAGCTCAGGCGGCGGCTCATTACGAGAATCCGTTCGACGTGACCAAAACCTGGTCACAGAAAGAGTTTCCGCTGATCGAAGTCGGTGAGCTGGAGTTGAACCGCAACCCGCTGAACTACTTTGCCGAAGTTGAACAGGCTGCATTCGGCCCGAGCAACATGGTGCCCGGCGTGGGTCTGTCTCCGGACCGCATGCTGCAAGGCCGCGTATTCGCCTACGCTGACGCGCACCGCTACCGCGTTGGCACCAACCACCAGCAATTGCCGGTGAATGCTCCACGCAGTCCGGTGAACACTTATCAGCGTGACGGCTCCATGGCGTTCGGCAGCAATGGCGGCGCAGCGCCGAACTACGAGCCGAACAGCTACATCGAGTCGCCGAAACAAGCGCCACATTACGCCGAGCCAGCGTTGGCCTTGAGCGGTGCCGCAGATCGCTACGATCACCGCGAAGACACCGACTACTACAGCCACGCCGGTGCCTTGTTCCGCTTGATGAGCGACGAGCAGAGAGCACTGCTGGTCAGCAACATTGCCGGTGCAATGGCGGGTGTTTCGAGCGACGTGGTTGATCGCCAGTTGCAGCATTTCTACCAAGCCGATCCGGCGTATGGAGAAGCAATCGCAAAGCTGCTCAACGTACAGCTTAACGAAGTCTAA
- the rplQ gene encoding 50S ribosomal protein L17 gives MRHRKSGRHLSRTSSHRKAMFQNMAVSLFEHELIKTTLPKAKELRRVAEPLITLAKTDSLANRRLAFDRTRSKAIVGKLFNDLGKRYATREGGYLRILKCGFRAGDNAPMAYVELVDRATAGEAVSAE, from the coding sequence ATGCGTCATCGTAAAAGTGGTCGTCACCTGAGCCGCACCAGCTCGCACCGCAAGGCCATGTTCCAAAACATGGCGGTGTCGCTGTTCGAGCACGAGCTGATCAAAACTACTCTGCCAAAAGCCAAAGAACTGCGCCGCGTTGCCGAGCCGTTGATCACTCTGGCCAAGACAGACAGCCTGGCTAACCGCCGTCTGGCTTTCGACCGTACTCGTTCGAAAGCTATCGTTGGTAAGCTCTTCAACGACCTGGGCAAGCGTTACGCTACCCGTGAGGGTGGCTACCTGCGCATCCTCAAGTGCGGTTTCCGCGCTGGCGACAACGCGCCTATGGCGTACGTCGAGTTGGTTGATCGTGCTACTGCTGGCGAAGCTGTATCCGCCGAGTAA
- a CDS encoding DNA-directed RNA polymerase subunit alpha has product MQISVNEFLTPRHIDVQVVSPTRAKITLEPLERGFGHTLGNALRRILLSSMPGCAVVEAEIDGVLHEYSAIEGVQEDVIEILLNLKGLAIKLHGRDEVTLTLSKKGSGVVTAADIQLDHDVEIVNPDHVIANLASNGALNMKLTVARGRGYEPADSRQSDEDESRSIGRLQLDSSFSPVRRIAYVVENARVEQRTNLDKLVIDLETNGTLDPEEAIRRAATILQQQLAAFVDLKGESEPLVVEQEDEIDPILLRPVDDLELTVRSANCLKAENIYYIGDLIQRTEVELLKTPNLGKKSLTEIKDVLASRGLSLGMRLDNWPPASLKKDDKATA; this is encoded by the coding sequence ATGCAGATTTCGGTAAATGAGTTCCTGACACCCCGCCACATTGATGTGCAGGTTGTCAGTCCAACCCGCGCCAAGATCACTCTCGAGCCTCTCGAGCGTGGTTTTGGCCACACCCTGGGCAACGCGCTGCGCCGCATCCTGTTGTCCTCAATGCCCGGCTGCGCAGTAGTCGAGGCCGAGATTGACGGTGTGCTCCACGAGTACAGCGCCATCGAAGGTGTACAGGAAGACGTAATTGAAATCCTGTTGAACCTTAAAGGTCTGGCCATCAAGCTGCACGGTCGTGACGAAGTTACGCTGACCTTGTCGAAGAAGGGTTCGGGGGTGGTTACCGCTGCCGATATTCAGCTGGATCATGATGTCGAGATCGTTAATCCCGATCACGTAATCGCTAACCTGGCGTCTAACGGCGCCCTGAACATGAAGCTCACCGTAGCTCGTGGTCGTGGTTATGAACCAGCCGACTCGCGTCAGAGCGATGAAGACGAAAGCCGCAGCATCGGTCGCTTGCAGCTCGATTCTTCGTTCAGCCCGGTTCGCCGTATCGCTTACGTGGTGGAAAACGCCCGTGTCGAGCAGCGTACCAACCTGGACAAGCTGGTTATTGATCTGGAAACCAACGGTACTCTGGATCCTGAAGAGGCTATCCGTCGCGCTGCAACCATCCTGCAACAGCAGCTGGCTGCGTTCGTCGACCTCAAAGGTGAAAGTGAGCCGCTGGTTGTCGAGCAGGAAGACGAGATCGATCCGATCCTGCTTCGCCCGGTTGACGATCTGGAACTGACTGTACGTTCGGCTAACTGCCTTAAGGCGGAAAACATCTACTACATCGGCGACCTGATTCAGCGTACCGAAGTAGAGCTGTTGAAGACTCCGAACCTGGGCAAGAAATCCTTGACTGAAATCAAGGACGTTCTGGCCTCCCGCGGTCTGTCCCTCGGCATGCGCCTCGACAACTGGCCGCCTGCAAGTCTTAAGAAGGACGACAAGGCGACTGCCTGA
- the rpsD gene encoding 30S ribosomal protein S4 → MARYIGPKCKLARREGTDLFLKSGVRAIESKCNIEAAPGIHGQRRGRQSDYGTQLREKQKVRRIYGVLERQFSGYYKEAAGKKGATGENLLQLLECRLDNVVYRMGFGSTRAESRQLVSHKSISVNGQTVNVPSYQVRAGDVVAVREKAKNQLRIVQALDLCAQRGRVEWVEVDTEKKSGVFKNVPARSDLSADINESLIVELYSK, encoded by the coding sequence ATGGCTCGTTACATTGGTCCAAAATGCAAACTCGCTCGTCGCGAAGGCACCGATCTCTTCCTGAAGAGCGGCGTGCGCGCGATCGAATCGAAGTGCAACATTGAAGCAGCACCTGGTATCCACGGCCAACGCCGCGGCCGCCAGTCCGACTACGGCACCCAACTGCGTGAAAAGCAGAAGGTCCGTCGTATCTACGGCGTTCTCGAGCGTCAGTTCAGCGGCTACTACAAAGAAGCTGCTGGCAAGAAAGGTGCAACCGGTGAAAACCTGCTGCAACTTCTCGAATGCCGTCTGGACAACGTTGTATACCGTATGGGCTTTGGTTCGACTCGTGCCGAATCCCGTCAGCTGGTATCGCACAAGTCGATCAGCGTCAACGGTCAGACCGTAAACGTCCCGTCGTATCAGGTTCGTGCTGGTGACGTGGTTGCAGTTCGCGAGAAAGCAAAAAACCAACTTCGCATTGTCCAAGCTCTCGATCTGTGTGCCCAACGTGGCCGCGTAGAATGGGTAGAAGTAGACACTGAGAAGAAGTCGGGCGTTTTCAAGAACGTTCCTGCTCGCAGTGATCTGTCCGCCGACATCAACGAAAGCCTGATTGTCGAGCTCTACTCCAAGTAA
- the rpsK gene encoding 30S ribosomal protein S11: MAKPAARPRKKVKKTVVDGIAHIHASFNNTIVTITDRQGNALSWATSGGSGFRGSRKSTPFAAQVAAERAGQAALEYGLKNLDVNVKGPGPGRESAVRALNGCGYKIASITDVTPIPHNGCRPPKKRRV; this comes from the coding sequence ATGGCAAAACCTGCTGCTCGTCCTCGTAAAAAAGTTAAAAAGACAGTGGTTGATGGCATCGCCCACATCCATGCATCTTTTAACAACACCATCGTGACCATTACCGACCGTCAAGGTAACGCTCTTTCCTGGGCTACCTCCGGTGGTTCGGGTTTCCGCGGTTCCCGCAAGTCCACCCCGTTCGCTGCTCAAGTAGCTGCTGAACGTGCTGGTCAAGCTGCGCTGGAATACGGCCTGAAAAACCTCGACGTCAACGTCAAGGGTCCAGGTCCAGGTCGTGAATCCGCAGTCCGCGCTTTGAACGGCTGTGGCTACAAGATCGCCAGCATCACCGACGTGACGCCAATCCCGCACAACGGGTGCCGTCCGCCGAAGAAGCGCCGCGTGTAA
- the rpsM gene encoding 30S ribosomal protein S13, whose amino-acid sequence MARIAGVNIPDNKHTVISLTYIYGVGRTTAQKICAVTGVNPAAKIKDLSDEQIEQLRGEVAKFTTEGDLRREINMKIKRLMDLGCYRGLRHRRGLPVRGQRTKTNARTRKGPRKPIRK is encoded by the coding sequence ATGGCCCGTATTGCAGGCGTTAACATTCCAGATAACAAGCATACTGTTATCTCGCTGACCTACATCTATGGTGTTGGTCGCACTACTGCACAGAAGATCTGTGCAGTGACTGGGGTAAACCCAGCAGCAAAGATCAAAGATCTGAGCGACGAGCAAATTGAACAGCTGCGTGGCGAAGTGGCGAAGTTCACCACTGAAGGTGACCTGCGTCGCGAAATCAACATGAAAATCAAGCGCTTGATGGACCTCGGTTGCTATCGCGGTCTGCGTCATCGTCGTGGTCTGCCAGTACGCGGTCAGCGTACCAAGACCAACGCGCGTACCCGTAAAGGTCCGCGTAAGCCGATCCGCAAGTAA
- the rpmJ gene encoding 50S ribosomal protein L36 produces the protein MKVRASVKKLCRNCKIIRREGVVRVICSAEPRHKQRQG, from the coding sequence ATGAAAGTTCGTGCATCGGTGAAAAAGCTGTGCCGTAACTGCAAGATTATTCGCCGCGAAGGTGTTGTTCGAGTAATTTGCAGCGCGGAACCGCGTCACAAACAGCGCCAAGGCTGA